GCGCcgtctcccccccccccccgcgccctcCCGCCCCGGTGCAGGCGGCCGGCACCGGGTACGGCCGGCGGGAGCCGCGCTGCGAGCGCGGGCCGGAAAACCGCAGCAGCGCGAGCGGAagcggcggcagcagccccggcaggggcgggggggcctTTCGCAAGCGGTGGTTGCACCCTGAAACCTGCTGCCATCTGGtacgggggaggggggcggcaaAGGGAAGTGATGCGGCCGAGGGGTGGTTGTGAATTCCCCGGGTGCTCTGTGACCCCACCCCGTAACCGCCCGGGGCCGATGGGGCCGTTCTCGCCCTCGGCAGGACGATCAGGAGGAAATCGAGCAGCACCAAGCGCCTCTCTCCCTCCCCGGGCACCCAAACCTCCTACTACAGCGAGTCCCTGGTGAGCGAGTCCTACctggggggcagccggggccTCGCCGCCCtgggcagctctgtgctggatgATGCCCTGGACAGCAGCACATACTGGGGTGAGCCCGTCCTCCCTCCCACGGCAGCTGGGGACCCCCctgggcagcggggggggggtggggggggtggcgTTGGGGCAGGCCCCCCAGGCTAGCCGATGAGGTTGTCCCCTGTGAGGGGTGGTGGTGAGTGGTTTCTCAGGGGGATGCTGTTTTGGGGCCAGGTGGGGAGCTTTCCAGCAGGAAGAGAAGAGGCGTAGGGGACGCAGAGTCCAGCAAGATCAATGGGCTGTTGGAGAGCAAGATGTATGACACCTACGCCTCTTCGTCTGGGTACTCCTCGGAAGACGACTACGCAGGTAGGGATGCACCAGCCTCTCTGCAGTGGCAGCGGTGCTGGAGGAGATGTCCTCAAGGGGACCAGCCCAGGGCATGGCTGTGCCCAGGGTGCTGCCAGCCGCCTTTGCATGCCACCCCCTGTGCAAAGCTTTTGCCCTGGGCAATGCACAGGGGCACAGACTCTGTTTTAGTGACTTACTGCCTCGCTTCTTCCTTTCCAGGTCAACTTTACTCTGGCCAGAGTAGCTCTGGGTCGGGGCTGAGGACCGCAGCCTCTCGAGTAGGCTCCTTCCTCTGGCAGGTGCTCACCTCCCCAGGTGAGTGGAggactgggggtgggggtgctcTAGCAGCACCTTTCTCCCATCAGCATCTCTGTTCTCCGTGTGCCATGTGTGCTGCTCCTTGCTTGGGTAGAGGGGTTTTATCCCCCTCTGTGGGAGCATCCTCTGGGATGGAGGGATCCTCTGTTGGACTCTGCCTGAGGCTTGGTTTCTCTCCTGGCAGTCCGGTTCGTGGGGTGGCTGTTCTCAGgactggcagctgcctggcaccGCCTCACCGGCACAGCTCCCCACACGGGTGGCGTCCCCTTCTCTAGGTGAGTGTGGTGGCAGGACAGCAGGGTGGGGGAGGCCTGGGGAAGACCTGCAGGATCTCAGAGAGGGGCTGCCCCACAGAGCCCAGCATGGTGGGGTGGGCGTCTTGTGCCAGAGCCCGGTTGGGCTTTGCTTTCCCTCTGCCCCCATCCAGAGGAGCACTGCAGTGGGGGAAGGTGGCTGCAGTCCTACAGGCACCTCTTTGTGCTCCAGGCGCTACCCATGGCTGAAGAGgtccctgcttctgctgctgctcctcctgctccttgctGTTGCTGCCTACGGTGAGTTGGCCTGGCTCAATCTGTTGCCCTGATGTCTGGGGCAGTGCAGAGCATCCCACTGCTGTATGTGGGGGATGGGATGGCCCTAAGCTCAGTGCTTATAGCTCCTTGTACCCTGGTGCATCTGCACCCTTGTGCTGGGGCTTCCTGGTAACCCCAGGTGATGCTGATATGGCTGTGCCTCTGCATGTCCGCCCTGTCCCCTGCTGTGGCCCACCACTGGCTTGCCTTTTTAACCATCTCATCCCCCCGATTGCTCAGGAGCTTGGTACTTCTACCCATACGGGCTGTCGACATTCAGCCTCCCCACCTTCTCGTGGTGGGGAGCTGGAAAGCTTTCCTCCTCTGATGTGCCTGGAGCAGGGGACCTGACTGCACTGGACCAGGTAAGGCATAGCGGTGGCCCAGGTGACTTGCAGTGAGAGCTGGGACAGTGTGTTCTGTGTCTGAAAGAACCCTTCCAGGGGatggggaggtgctgggggtTGGTGGAGATGTCTCCCCCAGCTTGTCGCCATCTCACTCTGGGGGTGTCCCAGGAATGGAGCAGGACCAAtatctgctggctgctgggaagcagcagatgaATAAAGTGCCACTGACGCTGGGGACCAGGTGGCCTAGGTCCTCTTTCACTGGGATCCCTGTGGAGCAGGTGGtccccagctccctgtgggGGCTGCATTGTGCCCTGCCTTTGCCACTGCAGGGGCTTCGGGGGGAGCACCGGCTCCTGGCTCGCTTCCAGGCCCTGGAGAAGCGCTTTGAGGCACTGGAGGCTGAGGTGTCACGGTGGGAGCTGCAGCGGGGGGCGGCAGCCGTGGCAGCAGGGGGAGAGCCGCCCTCAGGGGACGTCTTGGCATTGCTGGAGGGACTGATGAGCCGCCGGGATACAGGGCTGAAGGAGCATCTCCGCACTGACATGACCAGCCACCTCCAGGTGAGGGGCGTGAGGGGCACATGGGGACTTGGGTGCGTGTGGGTTTGGACTCTGATGTTCCCCCATGTTCCCCTCACCCTGCAGGGTGAGCTGGATGCCCTCCGAACTCAGGTGCAGAGGGATTTAGACGAGCGCCTGGGGAAGATGGCACAAGCCTCTTTGGTAAGGGGGTGAGCGTGTGGTGGTACCTGGGCAGGGACATCCTCACCACTGGCATCATAGGTCTCACAGCTTCCCCTTCTCCTGGCAGGAGATGGAGGCACGCTTGATGGAGCTGAACTCGAAGTGGCGGAGGTAAcgctggctgccagggcagagatgctgctgctctgttaGGGGCAGGCAGCTAGCAGGGTGAAATCCCCACGGCGAGGCTTAGGAGGGGTTTCCAGGTCTAGTCTGTTTGAGGCAAAGGAGAGGTTGAGTGCTACGGTcttggcaggggaggggagggatggaTATGCAAGTATGTCGGCAAGAAAGTGCTCTGGCGGGTGGCAGGGCTCAAAAGGCAGTTGCAGCAAATGACCTTTGCCACCATCATTTTGCATCGCTGTGAGGACTGTGGCCCTTCAGCCAAGGAGCAAGCTGGGGATGCTTTCCCGCAGGATGCAGTAGAAAAGGTCACTGCCACAGGAAATGAAACAGTTTGGAGCAGGTGATGGGGGATGAACCTCCTCCCCCAAATTGCAGAGGGGAGTTGGGACTGTCAGCGTGAGGTTTTGTTGCCTTTctcctggcacagctcagcGCAGGAGAGCCTGCAAGGGAGCTTCCAGCAGGAGGTGGgtgagctggagcaggaggtggcagcgctgaggagggagctggcaggtcTCAAGTCGGACCAGGAGGTGATGGGGAAGAACGTGGAGGGGATGCTGGAGCAACTGAAGGCGGTGCGGGCTGATGTGAGTCCTCCAATCCTCACCCTGTTTGGCAGAGGGAGGCATGAGGatgcctgccccagggctgagctctgTCCCCACTGTTTCAGATGGAAACGCAGTTCCCGGCGTGGGTCAGTCAGTTCCTGTCACAGTCCCGGCGGGATGGTGCCGCTGGCCTCATTCTCCAGCGTGAAGACTTGCAAGCGGAGCTCCAGGCCCTGGAACACAAGATCCTGGCCAAAGTCTTGGAAGACCGGAGGCTGTCGTCACGGGATGCTCAGGCCGGTATTGGAGTGGCCCTGCAGCAAGCGGGGACTGCGGGGGTGACAGAGGAGGTGAGTGCTGGCCTGAGCCCCAGGGACATGATGGTGACCACAGGTGTGGAACTGGGGGCTGTGCCCCACTGTGTGTATGCTGGGGTGGGGCTGGCACACATGCCTGGCAGATGGCAGAGCTGTAAGGACAGCCATTACAGCTGGGACATCGATCTTGGCCCCAATCACAGCTGGCAAGAGCATCCCTGAAACTCCTTCATCCCTTCTCTGTTGCCAGCCTGTCCTGGGCtgtgcctgcaccctgccccaGAAGAGGTCGCAGGTGGCCAAATCCCCATGCCTGTGAGACTGTGGCTGTCTCAAAATCCAAGTTTCTGCTCAAGCATCAGAAGGTGGGGCAGGTGCTAGTGAGGTTTCCATGGGTTGAGCATCTTGCTTACCCTTGtcctccagcagtgctgcagagtcATTTGGGacaaagcatttcagcaaaatgacaccaagggaaaaaatgagCCTGCTTGCTTTGGAAGAAGTTGCTGGCAATTCCCTGCGGAGGTAGTGGAGGGAGGGATCAAGCTGGGATTAGCAGGCCCTACAGTCTGTGCAAGCTTCATGCATGCCATAAAGTTTAGATCCACAGTGGTGTTGCAGGGtcccagctcctggggctgggtTTGGCTCCAGAAGCATGCTCTGGCCTGCTCTCCCTTTTCCAGATGCGCAGAGCTCTCATCGATCCTGAAGgttggggcaggaggagccagCAGATGATGCTGGGGAGGACTGGGTGGGCTGTCAGGTTGCCTGGTACCCACTGGGGGAATACCCCTCCTCCCCTGGGGCCAACCCCTCTTTCCGGATGGGGATGAGGgagcccagcctgcctgggtGCTGCCCTTTCATTGCACAGCTCCTCTCGTCTGGAGTATTTTTAGCAACCTCTGATGAGGCTTCCCAGCCAAATGCGTGTCCTCTCATTTTTGCCACGGTGATTCATCCCCTGGCTGTTCTGTGGGAAGGTCCTTGCGCCCTCTCTGTCCCTGCAGGGTGGAGGCGGGTGGGGAGCAGGAtgcctgccctggcccttcACCCGTCTTgtgccctctgctcctgctgcagcaagtGCATCTTATCGTGGACCAGGCCCTGAAGCGCTACAGTGAGGACCGCGTGGGGATGGTTGACTACGCCCTGGAGTCAGCAGGTGGGTGGTGGGGGAGACTTGCCCACCCTGGATGAGCCAGCCATCCTGGGGAGGGGACCACAGGGTGCTGGCACCCAGCTTATCTGCTGTCCTCCCCTCTCCATGCCAGGGGCCAGCGTCATCAACACCCGCTGCTCAGAGACCTATGAGACACAGACGGCACTGCTGAGCTTGTTTGGCATCCCCCTGTGGTTCCACTCACAGTCCCCCCGTGTCATCCTGCAGGTGGGCACCGGCGGGGCGAGACCCCACTGACAGGGAGGACCAGCCAGGCTGGTTCTCACGTGGGCTTGGTGGGTTTTATTGGGCTCTTGCTGTCACTCTAAGCAAGCGGCCAGGCTGATGTtgggatggaggagaaaaatgtcaCTGATGGTGATAACATTGCTGGTGTCTTGCTTCTGTGTTCGTAGCCAGATGTCAACCCTGGGAACTGCTGGGCATTTCGTGGGTCTCAGGGCTTTGCTGTCATCCGCCTCTCCAGCATCATCCGCCCCACAGCCGTGACACTGGAGCACATCCCGAAAGCCCTCTCGCCCCAGGGGACCATTCCCAGTGCCCCCAAGGATTTCGCTGTTTATGTGAGTGCCCTTGCCCAGACTGGAGGGAGGACTGGGGGGATGTGGTGGGAGGGTGCCATGGTGGAGAAGGGCATGGGGGGAGAGGGCTGGTGAGCCCCACACCTGGCTGTGAAGTACTCTGGGGGGCTGCTCTTAtcctgaagaggaggaagaagcagtaCTGGGGGGGGTAGGAGAGGGAGAGCACTGGGCTTTCAGGAAGCATTTTGGGTGACACTGGGAGAGAGGCAATCGAGTAGGTGTAACTCTTGgtcttctccccctgccccatccctccccactGGCCCCTGGCCCTGTTTGTCTCTTTTGGCCTggaagagcaggagcaggggccAAGCGTGCCTGCTTCTCTGTCTCCTGCTTCTGCCCGGGGTGCAGTCATTGTCTCTGGTCTCCCTGTCTGATCGCCCCggttttccctttctgcttcccTGTCCCTCTGTAGGGCttgaaggaggagggagaggatgaGGGTCTTCTCCTTGGGCAGTTCACCTACAACCATGATGGTGACCCCATCCAAACGTTTTACTTGGAGGTAAGTGCTTTGCTGTCAGAGCACCTGACCCCAAGAAGAAAATGGGGCTTGTGGGGTCTTTGAGCCTGTGAGAGTTCTCAAAGGCTCAggtgtttttccttcctcctctccccaagGGCAATGCTGTGGGCACATACCAGCTGGTGGAGCTCCGGGTGCTGAGCAATTGGGGCCACCCCAAATACACCTGCATCTACCGCTTCCGCGTGCACGGGGAGCCAGCGCACTGACCCCCGGCTCCTGCGAGGGACGAGGATGCTGCCGGGCTGACAGCAGGAGGGGATGCGTCTGGTTCGCTGCTTTGCACGTAGAAATCCTGGGatgtgccagcagctgccctggggagctgctcccctcGGGGGAGGAGAAGAGCTGGCGTTTAAGGGGTGAAGCTTTCACTCGTCCAAGGACTGGGGTGGCGAGGCAAGAGCATCCCACGTGGGTCCTAGCGCAGCCTGGCTTGTTTTCTGTGCGTACTGGACGTTTTAACTTTTTAAGCTAATTTTTTTATCGGGTCTGCGCAGCCCCTCATCCCTGTTTGTCTGCTCCTTTCTGATGGTGTGCGGAGCGTCGCTGGGGCTTGGGGAAAGGGGTACGTAACTTTGCAACGTGCTTCATGCAGGCTTGGGCGTGATGGGGTATATGGGACTGCGCTGACCAGCTCAGTGCCACGGGAGTAGGTAGGAGCCACCAGTCATGGCCACCGAGTGGCTCCCCTCCACGTGGGGCCACTCCTCCTGCCTCGGTGATGGTTCAAGTGAAAATCTTCAGACCTCCAatgctgggctggcagaggggaaATAAGGCAGTATTAACGAAGTATTAATGTAAAACTAACGGTTTAGGACAGCAGGAGGGGAGAAATTCAGCGTGTGTTGGTGGCGGAGCCTGCCCTGGTGCCGCTGCCCATCTGCTTGAGCGCTCCCGCTGCCAGCGGCTGTGGTGGGTCTCGGCAATTCCATTGGGCCCCCGGCTCCATGGTATTAGGGTTGATGATGCTATTGAAAACTCCTGTTGCCTGCTTCccttttgaggtttttttttttgtctttttaagtggggggaaggtgggggggtgggaaggagtTATTTTCCAGTTGGGGtgtttgggattatttttttgtagtaacaaaggggggtggggtgagggggagACTTTTTCCATGCAGTTTCTACTTAACCAGGGAATGTTACATGGTGCCACTTGGGCGAGTGGCTTAGATGCAGAGGGCTAGAGCTTTGTTTAGTAGGCGAATAGTGCACACAGTAGGATAAGCTAGAATAAGATGAGCAGAGCTGTTTAAAATATGGGCCTAGAGTTGTTGGTGGCTTAGTAGCTGGACCTGGGAGGCAAGGTCCTCTGGACCTTGGACTGCTGCTTGGCAGGGTGCCAGAGGCATTCCTGCCTTCCCTTGCTCTGGAGATGCCCTCCGAGACTGCAACGCATGGCTGCGGCCCCTTGCCTGCGGCTGCATCTGTACATAGGCGACTTTGCAGcgagcaggagctgctgccccagTGCTTGGCATGAATCCCTCTGTGCCTCAGTGGTCTCTTGGGTGGGAGATGGGGCAATCCCCAGGGCCTGCAGGTGCCAGCATGCTTCTGCACCTTGGGGAGCAACAGGGCCTCCCCCTACCTGCAGTGCTCAGGGCCGTCTCCGACACCTCCCGGTCCCTGATGGCAGatggctggcacaggctgaccTCCTTTCTCTTGGAAGGgttccctttccctcctgccttctcctccctgGCATAGCTTGGTTCCctgagccctgggctgcagaggaCTGTGCCAGAGCAGGATGGGGCATTCTGCCTGCAGCGGGCGCGTAGATCCTGCCAGTACCGCTGGGGGGGAGCCGTGGCAGGGCACTGCAGGCGGGATGCACAGGGaccttccccaggctgaggaGTGCCAGGGCCATCTGGCTGCCTCAcctcctggctgcctgcatcACGCTCTAGTTTGGCTTATGTCCTTGGGTGGCATTATACAGCCTCCACACTTGTGTTTTGTTGAAAGAAAAGCTAAAGGGCTCATCTTTAGCATTTCAGCCCTGTCTGATGCTGGCATCATCCTTTCCCTGGGACTGTCCTTTCCTGGGCACAGGCGGGGCACCATGAATTGATGCCCATTCTGTTCTTCCCTGCTTGAAGCACTGTAGGGCAAGGGACATAGAGAAAAGGGGCTGAAGAAGTGTCTCCCTTCATCGTGCCCTGATGTGTGCTGAGCCCTGAGCTCCTCAGTACCAGCCCCAGGGGATGAGTATGATGGCAGCGTGTCCTTTCTGGAGGGGTCTGCTTACTCCAAGCAAGGAAAGCAAGCCCAAAGGATGCAGCCCCCTCTCTAACAAGTTAAGTTACTCCATGTaaccctctgcagagctgggaggcCCTGCTCCTGGGAAAAAGCAGTCCTGCTGCCAGATCCAGTGATGATAAATTCTCTCCTATACTGAGTGTAGTCTTAATTCTTGGCAGCAATAGCCAAAGTTATTTTAAACTTGTCTACAGCTGTGTGCTTGCCTTGGAGTCATGTCCATGAGTACCCTGTGCACATAGAGTTCTGCTTTTGTGTATGCCTGGacctgtcccaggctcagcaGAGTAGCTCCTATATTTAATTGAATGATAAAGAGAGAGCAGTGATTAagctctcccccttccccaggggtTCTCTGGCTGCTGGAGCAAATGCCATAACCATGAGGCTGGAAAACCTCCttttttaatgtcctttctggctccctggctgccagggTAGATGGGGTCTTTGcccaagaaaaaatgttttttatagtACATCAGGCACACTGGTGAGAGGTGGGAAAGAGTGACCTCTTTTCCTGAGAATGGAGTTGGAGCAGGGTCTCTGCCCCTTCCGAGGGGGTGTTAACTtgctggctgtggggtggggagcatCTGGCTTTACAGGACAAGCTTGCCCTGTCCCTGGGAGATGAaagtttctgctgttctgaGGCAAAAACTCCTGGAGATACCAGTGAGAGGAGGTCACCCTGGGGGCTTATGCCCTTCTCTAAGGGATAGTGCTGGTTTTGGAGGCCTCACCATGCTGACTGCTGAGGATCCCAGAAAGGCATGCTGAGGCTATGTGCAGTTTCTCAGCCCCCAAATGCTGCActggtgcagggctgcagcctgagcGCCCGCACGGAAGCGCCTGGccagctgcctctcctgcagcagcttgcaGGATTTCTGCAACACTTATCTGAGCTGCCAAGAAAAAGAGGGCACATTAAACTGCTGCTTCAGCATGTGTGCCCAGGGGTACTTAATCCTAGTGCTGATGCAGATGAGCCTGGTGAGGCAGGAGAAACATGAAACAGCTGTCAGAGCAGACTTCCCTTATTTACTCCCATTTCCCTCCTCAGTTTGCCCTACACATGTGTTATGAATTAGCCCTGCAGAAACAGATGGTTACAGGCAGGAGATGAGTTTGTATTTGATGCTGTAGCCTGTTGCAAATGCTGCACTGTTTTGttcattctattttttaatcaaCAGATTGTAATTTATGcctatgcaaagaaaaaaaaaaagaccaagacAAATAAATTATATCAAAACTGCTGTGACTGTTTTGAGTGTTTTGCAGGTGAATTTGCTGGTGGGCAAGGCCGAAGGCTGCAAAAAGGAAACTGGATGACTAGGGCTTGGGCTTGAGGAAGGTCATGCTGTTATCTTAATATCCAGGATGGTCTGGAGGCAGGCTTCTGTTGAGTGCCCATGCAGCTCCTTCCAGAAGACCACCCTAGAGAAAAGCTTGTTCTCTGCTGGCCCTGGACCAGCCatctgcaggaggaggggggctgCATGGGCCTTTGCTCCAGCTACCAGCCCAACAGTTACCTGTGAgagggctgtgcagggcaggaaaGAGCCTTTGTGAATGTCTGAGATTAGGAGGAGGCAAGAAAAGGCCCATTCCAAGCCCTGGAGAGTCCCTCTGTGTTTACAAAAATGGGTAAGGTGCAAGTCATAGTGAGGGCCCAGGGAGCACAAACGTACACAGGCAGTGGAAGTGCTGCACTAAACCTGCATCCTCCCGTGGAGCTGGCCCCAAATGATTTGCCATAGCAGCTCTTAGACACATGTACACACCTAACAGCATAGCTCACACCATGCAAGTGTTCTCATTTCACTACTCTGCCACTGAGAAGCACTAAATCTTAGAGTAAAAGCTGTCAGGGGCTATGCAGAGGCTCAGCGGCAGCTCTCCTACAGCACGGCATGCCCTCCCCTGCCATCACGATGAATGCAGCCTCATAGCCAGCAAAGGAGCCCGGTGCCAGGCAAACCCACTTGGTCTGGCTTCTGGCATTAAAGCGGCAAGCATTGATTTTCCAGAGGGACAAAAAGCAACAAGACATACTTTAACTTGGAACaaacttgtttaaaatttattttatagatCACACCAGCCTGAGTGATCTTTGAATGCTGGTCACAAAAGAGAGATCACACCACCTCCTTTGCACAAACTAAAGTAA
The Falco peregrinus isolate bFalPer1 chromosome 6, bFalPer1.pri, whole genome shotgun sequence genome window above contains:
- the SUN2 gene encoding SUN domain-containing protein 2; its protein translation is MSRRSQRLITTRYYPGDDDATTSSSGSSLLGGQQLPFKESTGRTIRRKSSSTKRLSPSPGTQTSYYSESLVSESYLGGSRGLAALGSSVLDDALDSSTYWGGELSSRKRRGVGDAESSKINGLLESKMYDTYASSSGYSSEDDYAGQLYSGQSSSGSGLRTAASRVGSFLWQVLTSPVRFVGWLFSGLAAAWHRLTGTAPHTGGVPFSRRYPWLKRSLLLLLLLLLLAVAAYGAWYFYPYGLSTFSLPTFSWWGAGKLSSSDVPGAGDLTALDQGLRGEHRLLARFQALEKRFEALEAEVSRWELQRGAAAVAAGGEPPSGDVLALLEGLMSRRDTGLKEHLRTDMTSHLQGELDALRTQVQRDLDERLGKMAQASLEMEARLMELNSKWRSSAQESLQGSFQQEVGELEQEVAALRRELAGLKSDQEVMGKNVEGMLEQLKAVRADMETQFPAWVSQFLSQSRRDGAAGLILQREDLQAELQALEHKILAKVLEDRRLSSRDAQAGIGVALQQAGTAGVTEEQVHLIVDQALKRYSEDRVGMVDYALESAGASVINTRCSETYETQTALLSLFGIPLWFHSQSPRVILQPDVNPGNCWAFRGSQGFAVIRLSSIIRPTAVTLEHIPKALSPQGTIPSAPKDFAVYGLKEEGEDEGLLLGQFTYNHDGDPIQTFYLEGNAVGTYQLVELRVLSNWGHPKYTCIYRFRVHGEPAH